The stretch of DNA ATCCTTAtgatatcctactatattaattgagaagtacaaatatgaaactaaccttaaaatttgtaaaaaattacatttaattgccattagaaaaaattaattaagcttaattaacaaatttcaataaatataattaattaaaaataaaaatcactcacagatcaaatattaaaaaatctaaaaaaatctaaaaaatattttctctctctaataaattatggacgaaattgctaattattttttttaaaaatatataaaccaatcaaaatttaaaaaactaagattctatatccaaatatacaatacaattatttttaataactaaattcgaagattttgttaagttttcaaattattattctcctatcatctttattttattttatttacaaattgtttagaatttttatataatacttataatttaaaatgcatatttttctgcatatattgtgatatgaattttttaaaacaaaaatatattactcattgtatgaaaaatatgtgttttaatttccacattggcagcttggtaaaactaaatttatataaataataaattaataattattatttgctcacaattataatattaaaattactattttatatttcataaaataatgatgcaaatacaacaaacaaacaatataaaactgtagtaatacgtcaaaaataaaatagtataatattctaaaataattagtattcaaatagactaatagatatAGATttacacaaaaatttaaaataaatattatctcaaacaaaataacttttttaaataaataaaataataattttttttcattatattataaaattttttaaaaatgttgatccgtgctttaagcacgggatatatcctagttatATAGGATTAGTGAAAGCACATCTCAAAGTGTCCAAGAAAATCAACACACAAAGATGCCTGAGGCCGGATCAATATGGGGTTTTGCGGGCACGACGATGGCGAGTCTTATGGTCTTCTGGTCAATGTACAAACAGTTTGTGCCATACCAAATCAGAGACTACTTGGAGAAATGTATTTACAGGGTGATCGGTTTGGTCTCAAATTCTGTTAACATAAGATTCACTGAATACACTGAAGATAAAGATCTCACGAAAAGCCAAGCCTACGACTCCATACGCAACTACTTGTCTTCAAAATCAACGGCTCGTGCCCAAAGGTTAAAGGCCAACGAATCCAAAAACAGCAAATCGTTGGTGCTTAGTTTGGACGATCACCAAGCAGTTGAAGATGTGTTCCAAGGGGTGAAGGTGGTGTGGTCTTTGAGCGTGTGGAAGAGTGATAATAAATCTGATTCAACGGAGAAAATAGGTACTTGACTCTGAGTTTTCACAATCGACATAGAGATATGATCACAACGACTTATCTTGATCATGTTACAAGAGTAGGGAAAGAGATTGGGTTAAATAACAGAGAGAGGAAGCTTTACACTAATAACTCGAGCCAAGAATGGTATCCATGGAGGGAAGGAAGATGGAGCAATGTTCCTTTTGATCATCCTGCAACGTTTGAAACTTTGGCTATGGATCTTGATAAGAAAGATAGGATTAAGAAGGATTTGATAAAATTTACTAAAGGGAAGGATTACTATAAGAAGGTTGGGAAGCCATGGAAGCGAGGTTATCTCTTGTTTGGACCGCCCGGGACAGGGAAATCGACGATGATATCAGCTATGGCTAATTTCTTGGATTATGATGTGTATGATCTTGAGCTGACGACGGTGAAAGATAACTCAGAGTTGAAGAAGCTAATGTTGGATACAAAAAGGGAAGTCTATTGTTGTGATAGAAGATATTGATTGTTCGCTTGATCTTACGggacagagaaagaagaagaaggaggaagatgaggatgaagaggatattgaagaaaataagaaggAAGCTGAGAAGTTGTTGAAAAgggaaagaggagagagagagagagagtaaggtCACTTTGTCAGGTTTATTAAACGCCATTGATGGGTTGTGGTCAGCTTGTACTGGAGAGAAGATTATTGTGTTTACAACAAATTTTGTGGATAATCTTGATCCAGCATTGATACGTAGAGGAAGAATGGACAACCACATTGAGATATATGTCTTATTGCAGATTTGAAGCATTCAAGGTTTTGGCTAAGAATTACTTGGAGATTGAGTCACATGACATGTATGGAGAAATCGAGCAATTGGTGGAGGAAACCGACATGTCTCCAGCTGATGTTGCTGAGAATTTGATGCCGAAATCTGATGAAGACAATGCAGATATTTGCCTTAAGCGCTTGGTTAAGTctttggaggaggagaaggagaaagcaaTGAAGTTGGCtgaggaagaaaagaagaaaaaagcagagagagatgcaaggaggaagaagaagaagaaagcagaggaagaacagaagaagaagaagaagaaagaagtagaGGAAAATGACAACGTTTCTCAGGATAATGTTAACAAAGACTGCAGCATAGATGTgatgaattaatatttaatcAGTCTTTAGTTTGTCTTTTTGATCTTTTGGTTTGATGTTGTCAACTAAGTTTTAAATGcaataaaaatagtttattgGGTCCTATCTCCTATGTGTAATCGTTCttaatacaaaaagaagaatttaagAAGAAAAGTTATAAGTTGTACCATGTCAATCACAGCAATCTGCTTGTATGTTGACTTGCGATGCATCGAATTAACATCCAATGCTATTATCAAATTATGATGTACTATTACAACCACATATTATTGGCTTTATGCAGAACAGtagaacttgttttttttttttccatgtggAGATATCAAACTATCATACGTTGATTTGAACTTGTATACGTCATTAGGAGGAATCGACCTAATTGATCCAACCATATCAATTAACCAAACCAGCTCGTATCGTCGTATGTTCTAAGTTCTATTAACTTGGTAATATTCTTGTGATCTCAAGACTCCTTGTGGCTTAACACACTCTACGTACATACTATAAGGAAACATATCGGGCTGAACTATCATATCAAGTTGGATAGACTATATATCTCCGAAAACTTTTTTATACATGTTCTCCCTTGAatcattattttcatttatttcccCCATAAATGTAGGTTTAATTGGTTTACGCACTAAACACGATAAAAACTACACAAAcctaatataaccaaaataaaaacccgATCCAATCTAAACCTCACCCAGTTTCTTTATCGTCTTCACCGAACCATTTTATTATTTCCATGGTTTCTCTAAAAGTAAtactgatttaaaaaaaaaaggatattggCAAAGTAGTTCAATCAAAATAGAGCTATGgatattaaaaaacatttataagttCAAGTCCGATTCTACCgaaaaatacattttcatacctaaactaaactcatattcatatatcaagTATACCACTGTGCTAATTTATACctcaacaaataattattacaaatttactaCTCAAACTTATGAATTTGTGTAATATCATACATCCATAGTggcaaaaaattaataatttttaatgatcTTGAAGACACATATGAAATGACATAGATGACACGTCACATAGTTAACAACTCggttttttttcctatttttcacTACCTcctatatataaatagagaagCAATCTCACAAAAATTTAATGTGTCGTGTTCACATAGCTCTTGtgcctttttttaataaatactctTATATCTCATtatcatttacatatatatgtcaTTGACAACTATAAAGTAATGTTATTGtctattagttttaaaaaatcaaaaatttaatcagcaattaaaatccagaaatatatttaattattaattttataactaatttaactattagaagtaaattacatttcacaaaaaataaaaaaattattcatttatttaccactttCATACATTTTTCTCCTTGCATGTTTTAAACTTAGGGttagtttaaattaaaccaattagtctaaaaaatattattttatctatttaatggtatagtgatgtagataataatgtgaaacataaaatatgtgaatttgatttttagaaacacaaaaagatatcaaaactttctacaccaacttatattattttccaagttcaaatattttacggatgaaacatattttattgaaaataaacgcaaatttgaataaacaaaaaataaacttacttttatattttattttacacaaaATCTTAAGTCTCAAATAACAattttactataatattttatttaaatcaatttatcctgcacatagtgcgggttggtACTTAGTTTAAACTTATTTGTTAAGTTTTGCATAAATATTTAtacctacatatatataatatctatctccgataaattattcaaaaaatttatactCTCTCTCCGTCTCTTCTTCCACCGTgaaacataaccaaaaatctaatattattGAACtagtatgtataatataataggGTCataaggttcttttttttttttttttttttttttNTCATAAGGTTCTATTTCATAGGAGACATTGTTTCTTAGGGAGAAGTAATTTACACATTTAGATTACGGAAAAATCCAGCATAAATGTTAACAAAATCGATATATGGATAATTCAGTTAGTGAGAAGCAGGTAGTCCGAGATGCTTAAACACATGAACTCAAAAGGTCGAGATTTGTTGATACGAGATTTGTTGATACGAGATTTGTTGATACGAGATTTGTTGATCCtacatatattcttatatttattaatttctaaataaatctcagtaaaatataatcaaaaccactatgtataaaacataatttagcAATAATATTGTGGGTGAACACTATAAAC from Camelina sativa cultivar DH55 chromosome 9, Cs, whole genome shotgun sequence encodes:
- the LOC104715070 gene encoding LOW QUALITY PROTEIN: AAA-ATPase At3g28540-like (The sequence of the model RefSeq protein was modified relative to this genomic sequence to represent the inferred CDS: inserted 1 base in 1 codon; deleted 3 bases in 3 codons); amino-acid sequence: MPEAGSIWGFAGTTMASLMVFWSMYKQFVPYQIRDYLEKCIYRVIGLVSNSVNIRFTEYTEDKDLTKSQAYDSIRNYLSSKSTARAQRLKANESKNSKSLVLSLDDHQAVEDVFQGVKVVWSLSVWKSDNKSDXNGENRYLTLSFHNRHRDMITTTYLDHVTRVGKEIGLNNRERKLYTNNSSQEWYPWREGRWSNVPFDHPATFETLAMDLDKKDRIKKDLIKFTKGKDYYKKVGKPWKRGYLLFGPPGTGKSTMISAMANFLDYDVYDLELTTVKDNSELKKLMLDTKGKSIVVIEDIDCSLDLTGQRKKKKEEDEDEEDIEENKKEAEKLLKREEERERESKVTLSGLLNAIDGLWSACTGEKIIVFTTNFVDNLDPALIRRGRMDNHIEYMSYCRFEAFKVLAKNYLEIESHDMYGEIEQLVEETDMSPADVAENLMPKSDEDNADICLKRLVKSLEEEKEKAMKLAEEEKKKKAERDARRKKKKKAEEEQKKKKKKEVEENDNVSQDNVNKDCSIDVMN